The Miscanthus floridulus cultivar M001 chromosome 7, ASM1932011v1, whole genome shotgun sequence genome includes a region encoding these proteins:
- the LOC136464514 gene encoding ATP synthase delta chain, chloroplastic, with protein MAALRLASFTLRPAAAAASASSGVTPAVPRSASFARPARGLPSLRLAPPRRRGDLTRPRAAEAAAESYATALSEVAVENGTLEQTVSDLEKLEKIFADETVAEFFDNPTVPREEKTQLIDEIAKSYELQPHVVNFLNVVVDNFRATIVPQIVAEFENVYNSLTGTEVATVTSVVQLESQDLAQIAQHVQKMTGAKNVRLKTQLDPELIAGFTVQYGRDGSSLIDMSVRKQIEEIASEFELPDVPLEV; from the coding sequence ATGGCCGCGCTCCGCCTCGCCTCCTTCACCCTCCGCCCCGCCGCTGCCGCGGCCTCCGCCTCCTCCGGCGTGACCCCCGCGGTGCCCCGGTCCGCCTCCTTCGCCCGCCCGGCGCGGGGGCTCCCCTCCCTCCGCCTggccccgccccgccgccgcgggGACCTCACCAGGCCCCGTGCAGCCGAGGCCGCGGCGGAGAGCTACGCGACCGCGCTGTCGGAGGTGGCCGTCGAGAACGGCACCCTCGAGCAGACGGTCTCCGACCTGgagaagctggagaagatcttcgCCGACGAGACCGTCGCCGAGTTCTTCGACAACCCCACCGTCCCGCGCGAGGAGAAGACCCAGCTCATCGACGAGATCGCCAAGTCATACGAGCTGCAGCCGCACGTCGTCAACTTCCTCAACGTCGTCGTCGACAACTTCCGCGCGACGATCGTGCCGCAGATCGTCGCCGAGTTCGAGAACGTCTACAACTCGCTCACGGGCACCGAGGTCGCCACCGTCACCTCCGTCGTGCAGCTCGAGTCGCAGGACCTCGCGCAGATCGCGCAGCACGTCCAGAAGATGACCGGCGCCAAGAACGTCCGCCTCAAGACACAGCTCGACCCGGAGCTCATCGCCGGCTTCACCGTGCAGTACGGCCGCGACGGCTCCAGCTTAATCGACATGAGCGTCCGGAAGCAGATCGAGGAGATCGCGTCCGAGTTCGAGTTGCCCGACGTCCCGCTCGAAGTCTGA
- the LOC136464515 gene encoding pentatricopeptide repeat-containing protein PPR5, chloroplastic-like, whose product MLACSSTSTPWPQRHPPSPCPSAGGAAPRHVALAARSKRRGAGAAAEEGVDEAAELVRSLLRRTAGGKERLVPVLDRHVRVVRTEHCFLLFEELGRRDAWLQCLEVFRWMQKQRWYVADNGIYSKLISVMGRKGQIRMAMWLFSQMRNSGCKPDTSVYNSLIGAHVHSRDKSKALAKALGYFEKMKCIERCQPTIVTYNILLRAFAQAGDTKQVDILFKDLDESVVSPDIYTYNGVLDAYGKNGMIKEMESVLLRMKSKQCRPNVITFNILIDSYG is encoded by the exons ATGCTTGCCTGCTCAAGCACATCAACTCCATGGCCTCAGCGGCACCCGCCGTCCCCGTGCccgagcgcgggcggcgccgcCCCGCGCCATGTGGCGCTCGCGGCCAGGAGCAAGCGGCGGGGTGCGGGCGCCGCGGCGGAGGAGGGGGTGGACGAGGCGGCGGAGCTGGTGCGCTCGCTGCTGCGGAGGACGGCCGGCGGCAAGGAGCGGCTGGTGCCGGTGCTGGACCGCCACGTGCGGGTGGTCCGCACCGAGCACTGCTTCCTCCTCTTCGAGGAGCTCGGCCGCCGCGACGCCTGGCTCCAGTGTCTTGAG GTATTCAGATGGATGCAGAAACAACGGTGGTATGTTGCTGACAACGGCATCTACTCCAAGTTAATATCTGTGATGGGAAGGAAAGGCCAGATACGGATGGCAATGTGGCTGTTCTCTCAGATGCGGAACAGCGGGTGCAAGCCGGACACTTCTGTATATAACTCTCTTATCGGTGCACATGTGCATTCACGGGACAAGAGTAAGGCTTTGGCCAAAGCTCTTGGCTATTTTGAGAAGATGAAGTGTATAGAGAGATGCCAACCGACTATTGTGACATACAACATTCTGCTAAGGGCTTTTGCGCAGGCTGGTGACACAAAGCAGGTAGACATCTTGTTCAAGGATCTGGATGAAAGTGTAGTCTCCCCTGACATATATACTTACAATGGAGTGCTTGACGCATACGGGAAGAATGGCATGATCAAAGAGATGGAATCTGTGTTGCTGCGGATGAAAAGCAAGCAATGCCGTCCAAATGTGATCACATTCAACATACTCATAGATTCATATGGGTGA
- the LOC136466148 gene encoding pentatricopeptide repeat-containing protein PPR5, chloroplastic-like yields the protein MEQVFKSLLRSKERPTHPTFNSMITNYGKARLREKAESVVEKMEELGFKPNYVTQECLVMMYAHCDCVSKARQVFDELVSSQNKVHLSSLNSMLDAYCMNGLHTEADQLLDTALKKCVVPNGSTYKLLYKAYTKANDKVLVQKLLKRMNKQGIVPNKKFFLDALEAFDTSERKPRTSPAINSASKPSADSAGDSESGTSNKPEEFLCSQQDAPFPTEEC from the exons ATGGAGCAGGTGTTCAAGAGCCTACTGCGATCAAAGGAGAGGCCTACACACCCAACGTTTAATTCCATGATAACAAATTATGGGAAAGCAAGGCTCAGAGAGAAAGCAGAGTCTGTGGTTGAGAAGATGGAAGAATTGGGATTCAAACCAAACTATGTGACACAAGAATGCCTCGTCATGATGTATGCTCATTGTGATTGTGTCTCAAAGGCCCGGCAAGTGTTTGATGAGCTTGTGAGCTCACAAAACAAAGTGCACCTTTCTTCCTTGAACTCGATGCTTGATGCCTACTGCATGAACGGCTTGCACACAGAAGCAGATCAGCTGCTGGATACTGCACTGAAGAAATGTGTTGTGCCCAATGGTTCCACCTACAAGCTGCTCTACAAGGCCTACACCAAGGCGAACGATAAGGTACTAGTGCAGAAGTTGCTCAAGAGAATGAATAAACAGGGGATTGTCCCGAATAAAAAGTTCTTCCTGGACGCTTTGGAAGCATTTGACACCTCTGAGAGGAAACCCAGGACATCACCAGCCATAAACTCTGCAAGCAAACCAAGTGCAGATTCTGCTGGTGATTCAGAATCCGGTACTTCTAACAAGCCAGAG GAGTTCCTCTGCTCCCAACAGGATGCTCCTTTCCCTACTGAAGAATGCTGA
- the LOC136464516 gene encoding tRNA (carboxymethyluridine(34)-5-O)-methyltransferase-like produces the protein MILVFSRTTARSLHKAIPASHSHSSIFWIKEFFSCKPTFQHLSTNNLMSPNDLLEAQDMVPAEGNHSCSSSVQSTPEIEKKYVHRVYDAIAPHFSATRFAKWPKVAGFLNSLRPGSIVLDAGCGNGKYLGFNPDCLFIGCDIGPPLIEICAGRGHEVLVADAVNLSYRNDFGDAAISIAVLHHLSTDDRRRKAIEELIRVVRRGGLVLITVWARDQEDKSLLNKWTPLCEKYNEEWVEQSSPPVRSQSGTLLESIGETDEDTGVMKQTDDRLKKFHDGVEDKIIDFSNSKTDENEKNQQEYFVPWHLPFHRAEIGAASAALENGFAKKDEKKGTVVYNRYYHVFVEGELQRLVSGIKNATIVDQFYDKSNWCIVLEKL, from the exons ATGATACTAGTATTTTCGAGGACAACAGCAAGAAGCCTTCATAAAGCCATACCCGCTTCTCATTCACATTCTTCAATCTTTTGGATCAAAGAATTCTTTAGCTGTAAGCCAACATTTCAACATCTTAGCACTAACAACCTGATGAGCCCAAATGATCTGTTGGAGGCTCAGGATATGGTTCCTGCTGAGGGAAACCACAGTTGCTCCTCAAGTGTTCAGTCCACCCCAGAAATTGAGAAAAAGTATGTGCATCGTGTCTATGATGCCATAGCTCCCCATTTCAGTGCAACAAGATTTGCTAAATGGCCCAAGGTTGCAGGATTCTTGAATTCCTTGAGGCCTGGGTCGATTGTACTGGATGCTGGCTGTGGTAATGGCAAGTATTTGGGCTTCAACCCTGATTGTTTATTCATAGGATGTGATATAGGCCCACCGCTTATTGAGATATGTGCTGGGAGAGGGCATGAGGTGTTGGTTGCTGATGCTGTCAACCTCTCATACAGGAATGATTTTGGTGATGCAGCAATTTCGATTGCCGTGTTGCATCATTTGAGTACTGATGATAGACGGAGGAAGGCCATAGAAGAGCTAATACGTGTTGTTCGgagaggtggtctggtgctcataACAGTCTGGGCTAGGGACCAGGAAGACAAGTCATTGCTTAACAAGTGGACTCCCCTCTGTGAGAAGTATAATGAAGAGTGGGTTGAACAGAGCAGTCCTCCAGTACGTAGTCAATCTGGAACTCTTCTGGAAAGCATTGGAGAAACTGATGAAGACACTGGTGTAATGAAGCAAACAGATGATCGATTAAAAAAATTTCATGATGGGGTGGAGGATAAGATCATTGACTTTAGTAATTCAAAGACTGATGAAAATGAGAAaaaccagcaggagtactttgttcCATGGCATCTACCATTTCACCGAGCTGAAATTGGTGCTGCATCTGCTGCTCTGGAGAATGGATTtgcaaagaaagatgagaagaagggtaCAGTGGTCTACAATCGTTATTATCATGTTTTTGTTGAAGGAGAACTTCAAAG ATTGGTTTCTGGCATAAAGAATGCTACTATTGTTGACCAGTTCTACGACAAATCCAACTGGTGCATTGTTCTCGAGAAGCTTTGA
- the LOC136464517 gene encoding membrane-anchored ubiquitin-fold protein 3-like isoform X2 → MAGGKEPIEVRFRLFDGTDIGPTKYDPSTTVSSLKEFILARWPQDKDIAPKTVNDLKLINAGRILENNRTLAESHVPVGEIPGGVITMHVVVRPPQADKNKKQLANSPKQNRCGCTIL, encoded by the exons ATGGCCGGCGGGAAGGAGCCGATCGAGGTCAGGTTCCGGCTCTTCGACGGCACGGACATCGGGCCCACCAAGTACGATCCCTCCACCACAGTCTCCTCGCTCAAGGAGTTCATCCTCGCTCGGTGGCCGCAAG ATAAGGATATAGCTCCAAAAACTGTTAATGATTTGAAGCTTATTAATGCTGGAAGGATATTGGAGAATAACCGGACACTTGCAGAGTCCCATGTTCCAGTAGGAGAGATTCCAGGAGGTGTAATTACAATGCATGTGGTAGTGCGACCTCCACAAGCTGACAAAAACA AGAAGCAGCTTGCCAATTCCCCCAAGCAGAACAGATGTGGATGCACCATTCTCTGA
- the LOC136464517 gene encoding membrane-anchored ubiquitin-fold protein 3-like isoform X1, producing the protein MAGGKEPIEVRFRLFDGTDIGPTKYDPSTTVSSLKEFILARWPQDKDIAPKTVNDLKLINAGRILENNRTLAESHVPVGEIPGGVITMHVVVRPPQADKNSEKQLANSPKQNRCGCTIL; encoded by the exons ATGGCCGGCGGGAAGGAGCCGATCGAGGTCAGGTTCCGGCTCTTCGACGGCACGGACATCGGGCCCACCAAGTACGATCCCTCCACCACAGTCTCCTCGCTCAAGGAGTTCATCCTCGCTCGGTGGCCGCAAG ATAAGGATATAGCTCCAAAAACTGTTAATGATTTGAAGCTTATTAATGCTGGAAGGATATTGGAGAATAACCGGACACTTGCAGAGTCCCATGTTCCAGTAGGAGAGATTCCAGGAGGTGTAATTACAATGCATGTGGTAGTGCGACCTCCACAAGCTGACAAAAACAGTG AGAAGCAGCTTGCCAATTCCCCCAAGCAGAACAGATGTGGATGCACCATTCTCTGA
- the LOC136466150 gene encoding uncharacterized protein, which yields MMLLFAPHSAEKFSAPISGLRSLLVVPDAAGTRGGCVVTRAAVAAHGCNHREDVKERRDDGTSLGHGEDLETAKEDDNMEAKDREEARTEEEDELDGFWVSYGRRCPRRRLPPPIPSLVARGALRRTRTYDGRLVIRIVPVVRPECIRARRRRDRPVEHEDDPPMVAPPPLLQELTTAAPEDGIVRIINVAQADDDAAAPGAGEGVSHVEDAVAAAPAETLPAAVPPPRVPSVGCFEEVFKLGSIGSCSPHQMMPSLRMVH from the coding sequence ATGATGCTGCTGTTCGCGCCCCACTCCGCCGAGAAATTCAGCGCCCCTATCTCCGGCCTCCGCTCCCTTCTCGTCGTGCCCGATGCCGCCGGCACCCGCGGAGGATGCGTCGTGACGCGGGCGGCCGTCGCCGCGCACGGCTGCAATCATCGTGAGGACGTCAAAGAGAGACGCGACGACGGAACCAGCCTTGGGCACGGCGAGGATCTCGAGACAGCAAAGGAGGATGATAATATGGAAGCAAAGGATAGGGAAGAGGCGAGAACGGAAGAGGAAGATGAGCTGGATGGATTCTGGGTGTCGTACGGGCGGCGGTGCCCGCGGCGCCGGCTGCCCCCGCCCATCCCGTCGCTGGTCGCCCGCGGCGCGCTCAGGCGGACGCGCACCTACGATGGGCGGCTCGTCATCCGGATAGTGCCCGTCGTGCGGCCGGAGTGCATCCGCGCCCGGCGCCGCCGCGACCGCCCCGTCGAGCACGAGGACGATCCTCCGatggtggcgccgccgccgctgcttcagGAGCTGACGACCGCTGCGCCGGAAGATGGCATCGTCAGGATTATTAATGTTGCACAGGCGGACGACGACGCGGCCGCGCCGGGTGCAGGAGAGGGCGTGAGCCACGTAGAGGACGCGGTGGCGGCAGCACCCGCGGAGACGCTGCCGGCGGCGGTGCCTCCGCCGCGAGTGCCCTCCGTAGGATGCTTCGAGGAGGTGTTCAAGCTCGGTTCCATCGGTAGCTGCTCGCCGCACCAGATGATGCCCAGCCTGAGGATGGTGCATTGA